The Candidatus Zixiibacteriota bacterium genomic interval GTTGATATTGTGGATTGAACCTTTCTCTTTTTATGAGCATAGCTCTGATTATGTTCAGCATTTTCCTCATGCAGGCCGCCAGAGCGACTTTTTTGAGTTTTC includes:
- a CDS encoding IS110 family transposase, translated to KLKKVALAACMRKMLNIIRAMLIKRERFNPQYQPLT